A single genomic interval of Chitinophaga sp. 180180018-3 harbors:
- a CDS encoding porin family protein has translation MKKLFFAVAVLTMAAVSTVNAQSTKLLRFGIKGGANLGKLDGTGFQDGFKLGYHLGGFAQLNLVKGFGVQGEVIFSSTKTETTDNFDQIYQGVSTSDNRKKINLNYLSIPLLANIDLGTPRLKLQVGPQFGAMVSDRKVLGAANQAFKGGEISGVAGLWLQLPIINVSARYVIGFNDMKDKSVSSYANTSNWKSQTIQLGVGVTF, from the coding sequence ATGAAAAAACTGTTTTTCGCCGTAGCAGTACTGACGATGGCTGCTGTTTCAACTGTTAATGCTCAGTCCACAAAGCTGCTTCGCTTCGGTATCAAAGGAGGTGCAAATCTCGGTAAACTTGACGGAACCGGTTTTCAGGATGGATTCAAATTAGGCTACCATCTTGGTGGTTTTGCACAGCTTAATCTTGTTAAAGGTTTTGGCGTTCAGGGTGAGGTAATATTTTCATCCACTAAAACTGAAACTACCGACAATTTTGATCAGATTTACCAGGGAGTAAGCACTTCAGATAACCGAAAAAAAATCAATTTGAATTATCTGAGTATTCCATTACTGGCCAATATTGACCTGGGAACTCCCCGTCTGAAACTGCAGGTAGGACCTCAGTTTGGCGCGATGGTAAGCGACAGGAAAGTATTAGGTGCTGCTAATCAGGCTTTCAAAGGTGGAGAAATTTCAGGTGTTGCCGGCTTATGGTTGCAGCTACCTATTATTAACGTAAGTGCCCGTTATGTTATCGGATTTAACGACATGAAAGACAAAAGTGTGAGCAGCTATGCAAACACCAGCAACTGGAAAAGCCAGACCATTCAGCTGGGCGTGGGTGTAACCTTTTAA
- the lon gene encoding endopeptidase La codes for MNRFYLGNSEEEMEFMPIIPLNEDGEGQEEEKIPDELALLPLRNTVLFPGVVLPITVGRDKSIKAVNDAYKTDKAIGVVAQKDSTIEDPGVADLSDVGTVARIVKLIKMPDGGTTIIIQGRKRFKIEEIVSEDPYFKARVNILQDEVAEDDSEFEAYISSIKDLAGQIIQLSPNLPSEASIILKNIENASFLVHFVSSNLNSDVKDKQQLLEINNLRTRAELLMKLLQTELQLAELKNKITNKTKADLDKQQRDYFLQQQMKSIREELGGDSNDRELKEMKRKAEEKKWPAAAAEAFSKGIEKLERMHPSTPDYSVVYNHLDLLLDLPWGDYTTDSYDLKKAKKILDHDHYGMDRIKERILEYLAVLKLKGDMKSPILCFVGPPGIGKTSLGRSIANAIGRKYVRLSLGGLHDESEIRGHRKTYIGAMPGRVVQSIRKIKSSNPVMILDEIDKIGNDLRGDPSSALLEVLDPEQNGTFYDNYLELEYDLSKVLFIATANNINAIHPALRDRLEIIDLSGYSIEEKVEIAKRHLLPKQKDAHGLKDTKVRMPNAVIEQLISDYTRESGVRELDRQFAAIMRNLAKHVAMEEKLPDSLTGDDLQRILGKPRYSNEIYKVGNPPGVAVGLAWTYVGGDILFIEASLSEGKGEMKLTGNLGNVMKESAVTALTYLQSHAVELKLDPKLFTQKSVHVHIPEGAVPKDGPSAGITMLTALTSIFTGRKVRSYLAMTGEITLRGQVLPVGGIKEKILAAKRAGIKEIILCWQNEKDIKDINPSYIKGMKFHYVREMNQVLEIALLKK; via the coding sequence ATGAATAGATTTTACTTAGGAAATTCGGAAGAAGAAATGGAATTCATGCCTATTATCCCTTTGAATGAAGATGGAGAGGGACAGGAGGAGGAAAAGATCCCCGACGAACTGGCATTATTACCATTACGGAATACGGTATTATTTCCGGGAGTTGTATTGCCGATTACCGTAGGCCGCGATAAATCCATAAAAGCAGTAAACGACGCTTATAAAACTGACAAAGCGATAGGTGTTGTAGCACAGAAAGACAGTACAATAGAAGATCCGGGAGTAGCCGATCTCAGTGATGTAGGAACTGTGGCCCGTATTGTGAAGCTGATCAAGATGCCGGACGGCGGTACCACAATTATTATCCAGGGGCGTAAGCGTTTTAAGATAGAGGAGATTGTTTCAGAAGATCCCTACTTCAAAGCAAGAGTGAACATATTGCAGGACGAAGTGGCGGAGGATGATTCAGAGTTTGAAGCCTATATTTCTTCCATTAAGGACCTGGCAGGACAGATTATTCAGCTGTCGCCGAACCTGCCTTCAGAAGCCAGCATTATCCTCAAGAATATTGAAAATGCGTCGTTCCTCGTGCATTTTGTGTCTTCCAACCTCAATTCAGATGTGAAGGATAAGCAACAATTGCTGGAGATCAACAACCTGCGTACCCGTGCGGAATTGCTGATGAAATTGCTGCAGACAGAATTACAGCTGGCTGAACTGAAGAACAAGATTACCAACAAAACCAAAGCAGATCTCGACAAACAACAGCGCGATTACTTTCTGCAACAGCAGATGAAATCGATCCGTGAAGAACTGGGCGGCGATAGCAACGACAGGGAGCTGAAGGAGATGAAACGTAAGGCAGAAGAGAAGAAATGGCCTGCTGCTGCTGCGGAAGCTTTTTCCAAGGGTATTGAGAAACTGGAGCGCATGCATCCGAGCACACCCGATTACAGCGTTGTGTACAATCACCTGGATCTGCTGCTGGACCTGCCCTGGGGCGATTATACCACCGATAGCTACGACCTGAAAAAGGCAAAGAAAATACTGGACCATGACCACTATGGCATGGACAGGATCAAAGAACGTATACTGGAGTACCTCGCTGTATTGAAGCTGAAAGGAGATATGAAATCGCCGATTCTGTGCTTCGTAGGCCCTCCGGGTATCGGTAAAACTTCATTGGGTCGTTCCATTGCAAATGCGATAGGCCGCAAGTATGTACGTCTGAGCCTGGGAGGACTGCATGATGAAAGTGAGATCAGGGGCCACCGTAAAACCTACATCGGTGCAATGCCGGGAAGAGTGGTGCAGTCGATCCGCAAGATCAAATCATCCAATCCCGTGATGATCCTCGATGAGATAGACAAGATAGGTAACGATCTGAGAGGCGATCCGAGCTCCGCGTTGCTGGAAGTGCTGGATCCGGAGCAGAACGGCACCTTTTACGATAACTACCTGGAGCTGGAATATGACCTGAGCAAGGTATTGTTCATTGCCACAGCCAATAATATCAATGCGATTCATCCGGCGTTACGCGACAGGCTGGAGATCATTGACCTGAGCGGATATTCTATAGAAGAGAAAGTGGAGATCGCCAAAAGGCACCTGCTGCCCAAGCAAAAGGATGCGCATGGTTTGAAGGATACGAAAGTGCGCATGCCCAATGCAGTGATCGAGCAATTGATTTCGGATTATACCCGTGAGAGTGGCGTACGTGAGCTCGACAGGCAGTTTGCTGCAATTATGCGTAACCTGGCCAAGCATGTGGCAATGGAGGAAAAATTACCGGATTCACTGACAGGTGACGATTTGCAGCGCATATTAGGCAAGCCCCGTTATTCCAATGAGATCTATAAAGTGGGGAATCCTCCGGGAGTGGCTGTAGGTCTGGCGTGGACGTATGTAGGAGGCGATATCCTGTTTATTGAAGCCAGTTTGAGCGAAGGAAAAGGAGAGATGAAGCTGACTGGTAACCTGGGTAATGTGATGAAGGAATCCGCTGTTACTGCGCTTACTTATTTGCAGTCGCACGCTGTTGAGCTGAAACTTGATCCTAAGTTATTCACACAGAAAAGTGTGCATGTACATATTCCTGAAGGAGCCGTACCGAAAGACGGTCCCAGTGCAGGTATCACCATGCTCACCGCGCTTACTTCCATCTTTACCGGGCGAAAGGTAAGATCCTATCTGGCCATGACGGGAGAAATTACTTTACGTGGACAGGTATTACCGGTGGGAGGTATTAAGGAAAAAATCCTGGCCGCCAAAAGGGCAGGCATCAAGGAAATCATCCTTTGCTGGCAAAATGAGAAAGATATCAAGGATATCAATCCGTCTTACATCAAAGGCATGAAATTTCATTATGTGCGTGAAATGAACCAAGTATTGGAAATAGCGTTATTAAAGAAGTAA
- a CDS encoding pyridoxine 5'-phosphate synthase — protein MTKLSVNINKIATLRNARGGNLPDILKVAQDCERFGAEGITVHPRPDERHIRYQDVRDLKPLVKTEFNIEGYPSKEFMDLVLEVKPHQCTLVPDPPDAITSNTGWDTEKYQSQLKDVISTLKNAGIRVSIFLNPEVSKVAGAKTAGADRIELYTGPYAEEYMKARTQPQNLQLFNDYKNTAREATAIGLDINAGHDLNLDNLRFFKLHIPQLKEVSIGHALIADALYYGLENTIQLYKRQLID, from the coding sequence ATGACAAAGCTGAGTGTAAACATCAACAAGATTGCCACACTGCGGAATGCACGTGGTGGCAACCTGCCGGATATTTTAAAGGTGGCACAGGATTGTGAACGCTTCGGTGCAGAAGGTATCACTGTTCACCCCCGCCCCGATGAACGCCATATCCGCTACCAGGACGTTAGAGATCTGAAACCATTGGTGAAAACTGAATTCAATATCGAAGGCTATCCTTCAAAAGAATTCATGGACCTGGTACTTGAAGTAAAACCTCATCAATGTACCCTTGTTCCTGATCCGCCAGATGCTATTACGTCCAATACAGGTTGGGATACTGAGAAATACCAGTCACAGCTGAAAGACGTGATCTCTACCCTGAAAAACGCAGGCATCCGTGTTTCTATCTTCCTCAATCCCGAAGTAAGTAAAGTGGCTGGCGCTAAAACAGCCGGCGCCGACCGCATCGAATTGTATACCGGTCCTTACGCAGAAGAATATATGAAGGCCCGTACGCAGCCGCAAAACCTGCAGTTGTTCAACGACTACAAAAACACTGCCCGCGAAGCCACTGCCATCGGCCTTGATATCAACGCCGGTCATGATCTCAACCTCGATAATCTCCGCTTCTTCAAACTTCACATTCCACAGTTAAAAGAAGTATCCATTGGTCATGCCCTCATCGCCGATGCCCTGTATTACGGCCTCGAAAACACAATACAGCTCTATAAGCGCCAGCTTATAGATTAA
- the ahcY gene encoding adenosylhomocysteinase, with protein sequence MSTIAKSNIDFSLEYKVKEMSLAAWGRKEIELAEAEMPGLMSLREEYGNSKPLQGARIAGCLHMTIQTAVLIETLVHLGAEVRWSSCNIFSTQDHAAAAIAAAGVPVFAWKGLNEQEFDWCIEQTLFFGSPDRPLNMILDDGGDLTNMVLDKYPELIQHVKGLSEETTTGVHRLYERMKNGTLPLPAININDSVTKSKFDNKYGCRESCVDAIRRATDVMIAGKVAVVAGFGDVGKGSAESLRGAGARVIVTEIDPICALQAAMEGYEVKKMNDAVKEADIIVTTTGCRDIIAGEHFKLMKDKCIVSNIGHFDIEIDVAWLNKNYGNTKVEIKPQVDKYTIDGKDIILLAEGRLVNLGCATGHPSFVMSNSFTNQVLAQLELWLHSDKYENKVYVLPKHLDEKVARLHLKKIGVELDVLTHTQSEYLGIPVEGPFKPDYYRY encoded by the coding sequence ATGTCAACTATAGCAAAATCAAACATTGACTTTAGCCTCGAATACAAGGTAAAAGAGATGTCTCTTGCTGCCTGGGGCCGCAAGGAGATAGAACTGGCAGAAGCAGAGATGCCAGGCCTGATGTCATTGAGAGAAGAATATGGTAACAGCAAGCCACTACAGGGTGCACGCATTGCCGGTTGTTTACATATGACTATTCAGACTGCTGTACTGATTGAAACCCTGGTTCATCTTGGAGCTGAGGTTCGTTGGAGCTCTTGCAATATATTTTCTACTCAGGACCATGCTGCTGCTGCTATTGCTGCTGCCGGCGTACCTGTTTTTGCCTGGAAGGGCCTGAATGAGCAGGAATTCGACTGGTGCATTGAACAGACCCTGTTCTTTGGTAGCCCTGACCGTCCGCTGAATATGATCCTCGACGATGGTGGCGACCTCACCAACATGGTACTGGATAAATATCCTGAACTGATCCAGCATGTAAAAGGATTGAGTGAAGAAACCACTACCGGCGTTCACCGTTTATACGAACGCATGAAAAATGGTACTTTACCCCTTCCTGCTATCAACATCAATGATTCCGTTACCAAGTCTAAATTCGACAATAAATATGGCTGCCGCGAATCCTGCGTAGATGCGATCCGCCGCGCAACCGACGTAATGATTGCCGGTAAAGTAGCTGTGGTTGCAGGTTTTGGCGATGTGGGTAAAGGTTCTGCCGAATCACTGAGAGGTGCCGGTGCCCGCGTAATCGTTACCGAAATTGATCCTATCTGCGCGCTGCAGGCTGCTATGGAAGGTTATGAAGTGAAGAAGATGAACGACGCTGTGAAAGAAGCTGATATCATTGTTACCACCACCGGTTGCCGCGATATCATCGCTGGCGAACACTTCAAGCTGATGAAAGATAAATGTATCGTTTCCAATATCGGTCACTTTGATATTGAAATCGATGTTGCCTGGTTAAACAAAAACTATGGTAATACCAAAGTGGAAATCAAACCTCAGGTAGATAAATACACCATCGATGGTAAGGATATCATCCTGCTGGCTGAAGGCCGCCTCGTAAACCTGGGTTGTGCAACCGGTCACCCTTCTTTCGTAATGAGTAACTCCTTCACCAATCAGGTGCTTGCTCAGCTCGAACTGTGGCTGCATTCAGATAAATACGAAAACAAAGTATATGTGCTGCCTAAACACCTGGATGAAAAAGTAGCCCGCTTACACCTGAAAAAAATCGGTGTTGAGCTGGATGTACTGACCCATACACAGTCTGAATACCTCGGTATTCCAGTAGAAGGTCCTTTCAAACCAGATTATTACCGGTACTAA